The Micavibrio sp. TMED2 genome has a window encoding:
- a CDS encoding adenylosuccinate lyase: MIPRYTRPEMAAIWEPENKFRIWLEIEAHACDAQAELGVIPKEAAKAVWERGQFDVARIDAIEAETKHDVIAFLTNLAEYVGPEARFVHQGMTSSDVLDTTLSVQLKQATELLMVGLDRLLKALKDRAYEHKDTICIGRSHGIHAEPVTFGLKLANHYAALERQRERLVRALDEIATCAISGAVGTFANIDPAVEAHVADKMGLKIEPVSTQVIPRDRHAYYFSVLAGIAGSIENLATEIRHLQRTEVREAEEYFSPGQKGSSAMPHKRNPVLTENLTGLARLVRGMVIPALENVALWHERDISHSSVERMIGPDATVTLDFALHRMALVIEKLLVYPETMIANMNRLGGLVFSQRVLLALTQAGVSREDAYRLVQRNAMSVWAIEGDRTGAFMNSLLKDGEVTAAINEDALKALFDLSYHTKNIDKIFDRVFS; encoded by the coding sequence ATGATCCCACGCTATACCCGTCCCGAAATGGCTGCCATTTGGGAGCCCGAGAACAAATTCCGTATCTGGCTCGAGATTGAAGCCCATGCCTGTGATGCACAGGCCGAACTCGGTGTTATCCCGAAGGAAGCTGCCAAGGCGGTCTGGGAGCGTGGACAGTTCGATGTGGCGCGTATTGATGCGATCGAAGCCGAGACCAAGCACGACGTCATCGCCTTCCTGACCAACCTTGCCGAATATGTCGGCCCGGAAGCCCGGTTCGTGCATCAGGGCATGACCTCTTCCGACGTTCTCGACACCACCCTGTCAGTGCAGCTGAAACAGGCAACCGAGCTGCTGATGGTCGGCCTCGACCGTCTGCTCAAGGCGCTGAAGGACCGTGCCTATGAGCACAAGGACACGATCTGTATCGGTCGCAGCCACGGCATACATGCCGAGCCGGTCACCTTTGGCCTGAAACTCGCCAACCATTACGCCGCCCTCGAACGCCAGCGTGAACGTCTGGTCCGGGCACTGGACGAGATCGCCACCTGTGCGATTTCCGGTGCGGTTGGCACCTTTGCCAATATCGATCCGGCGGTTGAGGCCCATGTGGCCGACAAGATGGGCCTGAAAATCGAGCCGGTCTCAACCCAGGTTATCCCACGCGACCGCCACGCCTATTACTTCTCCGTGCTCGCCGGTATCGCTGGCTCAATCGAGAATCTGGCAACCGAAATCCGTCACCTGCAACGCACCGAAGTGCGTGAGGCAGAGGAGTATTTCAGCCCCGGCCAGAAGGGTTCCTCGGCCATGCCGCACAAGCGCAACCCGGTCCTGACCGAGAACCTGACCGGCCTCGCCCGTCTGGTACGCGGCATGGTGATCCCGGCACTGGAGAATGTCGCCCTCTGGCATGAGCGGGATATCTCACACTCATCGGTCGAGCGCATGATCGGCCCGGACGCGACCGTCACCCTCGATTTCGCCCTGCACCGCATGGCGCTGGTGATCGAGAAACTGCTGGTCTATCCAGAAACCATGATCGCCAATATGAACCGCCTCGGCGGCCTCGTCTTCTCACAACGCGTGTTGTTGGCCCTCACCCAGGCCGGTGTCAGCCGTGAGGATGCCTATCGTCTGGTTCAGCGCAATGCCATGTCAGTCTGGGCAATCGAGGGCGACCGCACCGGTGCCTTCATGAACAGCCTGCTCAAGGATGGCGAGGTTACCGCCGCCATCAATGAGGATGCGCTGAAGGCCCTGTTCGATCTCAGCTATCACACCAAGAACATCGACAAGATTTTCGATCGCGTGTTCAGCTAA
- a CDS encoding DUF3553 domain-containing protein: MGDRLLVPGSFVRNPAADDWGLGQIQSAIGHRITVNFEHRGKVVLDTTQIDLIPAQEDC, translated from the coding sequence ATGGGCGACAGACTGCTGGTTCCGGGTTCATTCGTGCGCAATCCGGCAGCTGACGATTGGGGCCTCGGCCAGATCCAGAGCGCGATCGGGCACCGGATTACCGTCAATTTCGAGCACCGCGGCAAAGTTGTTCTCGATACAACGCAAATTGACCTTATCCCCGCGCAAGAAGACTGCTAA
- a CDS encoding hybrid sensor histidine kinase/response regulator — MDDLLSEFLTETNESMDTLDVELVNLEKNPNDPELLGNIFRLVHTIKGTCGFLGLPRLEAVAHSGENVLGKFRSGEMTVTPEAVSLILESLDQIKVILSTLEQTEAEPPGNDADLIARLDALAESGSVQSAPATPADDIADAADEVSAMAAEEAAMQEAIHELFPNNPDADDTPAGAKGLVDEVAQRLSEGVVDEADEPEVATPAAAPEATQAAEPAAVARESSLANQSIRVNVDVLENLMTMVSELVLTRNQLLQILRQMKDSEFNAPLQRLNQVVSELQDGVMKTRMQPIGNAWAKLPRIIRDLGHDLGKKIELVMNGAETELDRQVLELIRDPLTHMIRNSADHGLEKPEDRRKVGKPDVGKIHLNAYHEGGHIIIKIADDGRGLALDKIKAKALSNGLVSESELDSMTKQQIQQLIFRPGFSTAEAVTSVSGRGVGMDVVRTNIERIGGTIDMASEEGKGSTFTIKIPLTLAIVSALIVESGKERFAIPQISVLELVRTSANSDHRIERIKGTPVLRLRNRLLPLVHLRKLLGLMSNAEATAEIDEGSDSYIVVSQVGNYSFGIIVDQVFDTEEIVVKPVSPILRHIEIYSGNTILGDGSVIMILDPNGIANTTGEIASSQTDAVEEEKQRASAADDLVSLLMFRAGNKTPKAVPLALVARLEDVETNRIEYSSGSPVIQYRGQLMPLIPHNSEHDFSAKESHPILVFADGDRSMGLVVDEIVDIVEDSIKVQLAPERDGLVGSAIIAGQATEVIDVGFFLSQAFADWFSAKPRQVATPGVEKRILLVDDSPFFRNLMRPLLVAAGYSVTTVDSAGEALEICSAGEPFDAIVSDIEMPGMSGFELAHKLKQDSRWRETPLVALSAHASDQDLDRGRQAGFTDYVAKFDREGLLQTLAETLSENKGAA, encoded by the coding sequence ATGGATGACCTGCTCAGCGAATTTCTGACTGAGACCAATGAGAGCATGGACACGCTCGATGTTGAATTGGTCAATCTCGAGAAAAATCCCAACGACCCTGAACTGTTGGGCAACATCTTCCGTCTGGTGCACACGATCAAGGGTACCTGCGGTTTCCTCGGTCTGCCCCGTCTGGAGGCGGTCGCTCACTCGGGTGAGAATGTCCTTGGCAAGTTCCGTAGCGGTGAAATGACCGTTACCCCGGAGGCGGTCTCCCTGATCCTTGAGAGCCTCGACCAGATCAAGGTTATCCTGTCCACGCTGGAACAGACCGAAGCCGAGCCACCGGGCAACGATGCCGATCTGATTGCGCGTCTGGACGCCTTGGCTGAGAGCGGTTCGGTCCAGTCGGCCCCTGCGACCCCGGCAGATGATATCGCTGACGCTGCCGATGAGGTCAGTGCCATGGCGGCTGAAGAGGCGGCCATGCAGGAAGCCATTCACGAGTTATTCCCGAACAATCCGGATGCCGACGATACCCCGGCTGGTGCCAAGGGGCTGGTCGATGAAGTTGCCCAGCGCCTGAGCGAGGGCGTGGTTGACGAGGCGGATGAGCCAGAGGTGGCCACACCGGCGGCAGCCCCTGAGGCAACCCAAGCTGCTGAGCCCGCGGCAGTTGCCCGCGAGAGCTCACTCGCCAATCAGTCGATCCGCGTCAATGTGGATGTGCTCGAAAATCTGATGACCATGGTTAGCGAGCTGGTGCTGACCCGGAACCAGCTGCTGCAGATCCTGCGGCAGATGAAGGACAGCGAGTTCAACGCACCGCTGCAACGTCTCAATCAGGTCGTATCCGAACTGCAGGACGGGGTGATGAAAACCCGGATGCAGCCGATAGGCAATGCCTGGGCCAAGCTGCCCCGGATCATCCGTGACCTTGGCCATGATCTGGGCAAGAAGATCGAACTGGTGATGAACGGCGCGGAAACCGAGCTTGACCGTCAGGTGCTTGAGCTGATCCGCGACCCACTTACCCATATGATCCGCAACAGCGCTGATCACGGGCTGGAGAAGCCCGAGGATCGCCGCAAGGTCGGCAAACCCGATGTGGGCAAAATTCACCTGAACGCCTATCACGAGGGCGGACACATCATCATCAAGATTGCCGATGATGGCCGTGGTCTGGCGCTCGACAAGATCAAGGCGAAGGCACTGTCAAACGGTCTGGTCAGCGAAAGCGAACTGGACAGCATGACCAAGCAGCAGATCCAGCAGCTTATCTTCCGTCCCGGTTTCTCGACAGCCGAAGCCGTAACCTCGGTTTCCGGTCGCGGTGTCGGCATGGATGTGGTCCGCACCAATATCGAGCGGATCGGCGGTACCATCGACATGGCCTCGGAAGAGGGCAAGGGCTCGACCTTTACCATCAAGATCCCGCTGACCCTTGCGATTGTCTCTGCCCTGATCGTGGAATCCGGCAAGGAACGCTTTGCCATCCCGCAGATCAGCGTGCTGGAACTGGTCCGCACTTCTGCCAACAGCGATCACCGGATCGAGCGGATCAAGGGGACGCCGGTCTTGCGCCTGCGCAACCGTCTGTTGCCACTGGTGCATCTGCGCAAACTGCTCGGTCTGATGAGCAATGCCGAGGCAACCGCAGAGATCGACGAGGGCAGCGACAGCTATATCGTGGTCAGCCAGGTCGGCAACTATTCCTTCGGTATCATTGTCGATCAGGTCTTCGATACCGAGGAGATCGTCGTCAAGCCGGTCTCGCCGATCCTGCGGCATATCGAGATTTATTCCGGCAACACCATCCTTGGTGACGGCAGCGTGATCATGATCCTTGATCCGAACGGTATCGCCAATACCACCGGCGAGATTGCCTCCAGCCAGACTGATGCGGTTGAGGAAGAGAAACAGCGGGCAAGCGCTGCTGATGATCTGGTCTCGTTGCTCATGTTCCGCGCTGGCAACAAAACGCCGAAGGCAGTGCCGCTGGCACTGGTTGCCCGCCTTGAGGATGTGGAGACCAACCGTATCGAATATTCAAGCGGTTCGCCGGTTATCCAGTATCGCGGTCAGCTTATGCCGCTGATCCCGCATAACAGCGAGCATGACTTCTCGGCCAAGGAAAGCCACCCGATACTGGTCTTTGCCGATGGTGACCGCTCGATGGGCCTCGTGGTCGACGAAATCGTCGATATTGTCGAGGACAGCATCAAGGTACAGCTGGCACCAGAACGTGACGGTCTGGTCGGCAGCGCGATCATCGCCGGACAGGCGACCGAGGTTATCGATGTCGGTTTCTTCCTGAGCCAGGCATTTGCCGACTGGTTCTCGGCCAAGCCGCGTCAGGTGGCAACGCCGGGTGTTGAGAAACGCATCCTGCTGGTTGATGACAGCCCGTTCTTCCGCAACCTCATGCGTCCATTGCTGGTGGCAGCCGGGTACTCGGTAACCACCGTGGACAGTGCCGGTGAGGCGCTGGAAATCTGCAGTGCCGGTGAGCCGTTCGACGCCATCGTCAGCGATATCGAAATGCCGGGCATGAGCGGTTTTGAACTGGCGCACAAATTGAAGCAGGACAGCCGCTGGCGTGAAACCCCGCTGGTTGCCCTGTCGGCCCATGCATCGGATCAGGATCTTGACCGTGGCCGCCAAGCTGGATTTACGGACTATGTAGCCAAGTTTGACCGGGAAGGCCTGTTGCAGACGCTGGCTGAAACATTATCAGAGAACAAGGGAGCGGCTTGA
- a CDS encoding chemotaxis protein CheW yields the protein MTVLSTALERQLSVNHDAHWDYVTMRIAKQLFGIPVLQVQDVLGPQRITRIPLAPPEVAGSLNLRGRIVTAIDVRSRLELESRPQNLREMSIVVEHENELYSLIVDEVGEVLNLEEASFEKNPATMDRRWLDVSAGIHRLDSELLVILDIGRLLSFADSQAA from the coding sequence ATGACGGTTCTTTCTACAGCCCTCGAGCGGCAATTGAGTGTCAACCATGATGCGCATTGGGATTATGTCACCATGCGTATCGCCAAGCAGCTGTTCGGTATTCCGGTACTGCAGGTGCAGGATGTCCTCGGCCCGCAGCGCATCACCAGAATCCCGCTGGCCCCGCCGGAAGTGGCCGGTTCGCTGAACCTGCGTGGCCGGATCGTCACGGCTATCGATGTGCGTTCACGCCTCGAACTGGAGAGCCGTCCGCAGAATCTGCGGGAGATGAGCATCGTGGTCGAGCACGAGAACGAGCTATACAGCCTGATCGTCGATGAGGTGGGCGAGGTGCTCAATCTGGAGGAAGCCAGCTTCGAGAAGAACCCGGCAACCATGGACCGGCGCTGGCTCGATGTCTCTGCGGGTATCCATCGGCTTGATAGTGAGTTATTAGTTATCCTTGATATCGGACGTTTGCTAAGTTTTGCAGACTCTCAAGCTGCTTAG
- a CDS encoding two-component system response regulator — protein sequence MKTCLVVDDSRIVRRVARKILEELGFGCVEAADGEEALAACREEMPAVILLDWNMPVMTGIEFLRQLSDFAGSKMPKVVFCTTESDMENIHEALAAGASEYMFKPFDSEILQGKFRQIGVI from the coding sequence ATGAAAACCTGTCTGGTTGTCGACGATAGCCGCATCGTTCGTCGTGTCGCTCGCAAAATTCTGGAAGAACTGGGCTTCGGCTGTGTCGAAGCCGCCGATGGTGAGGAAGCGCTGGCTGCATGCCGCGAGGAAATGCCCGCTGTCATCCTGCTCGATTGGAACATGCCGGTCATGACCGGCATCGAGTTTTTGCGCCAGCTGTCCGATTTTGCCGGCAGCAAAATGCCGAAAGTTGTCTTCTGCACCACCGAAAGCGACATGGAAAATATCCATGAGGCGCTCGCGGCTGGTGCCAGCGAATATATGTTCAAGCCTTTTGACAGCGAAATCTTGCAGGGCAAGTTTCGCCAGATTGGCGTGATTTAA
- a CDS encoding chemotaxis response regulator protein-glutamate methylesterase, with amino-acid sequence MLVDDSAVTRGLISRVLESDTEITVSASVNDGQMAINSLKRTPVDVIVLDVEMPVMDGITALPKLMEIDPAVKIIVLSTLTDRNATTTIRALEIGAAECMLKPSTSRELSSANDFKLELIRKVKGLGKSARDQGVRPSDPTRRPSRPTLPHERKVAAPKREIVTRAATVPMPDAIAIGSSTGGPQALFEVLKHFSSGIRQPIFITQHMPGTFTNILANHIAKQCGVNCSEAQDGEPVADGRIYVAPGGYHMTVQSVDGQQVISLNQEEPENFCRPAVDPMLRSLVKIYGRRLLTVILTGMGQDGLKGAQEVVNAGGTVIAQDEETSVVWGMPGAVANAGICNQILPIKEIGPQLLNYATRTRG; translated from the coding sequence ATGCTCGTTGATGACAGCGCAGTCACCCGCGGACTGATCTCGCGCGTGCTTGAATCCGACACCGAGATAACGGTTTCGGCATCGGTCAATGATGGCCAGATGGCGATCAACTCACTCAAACGGACTCCGGTTGATGTGATTGTTCTCGATGTGGAAATGCCGGTGATGGACGGGATTACCGCCTTGCCGAAGCTGATGGAGATTGATCCGGCGGTGAAGATCATCGTTCTGTCGACCCTGACCGACCGCAATGCCACCACCACCATTCGGGCGCTTGAGATCGGTGCTGCCGAATGTATGCTGAAGCCATCGACCAGCCGTGAGCTGAGCAGCGCCAATGATTTCAAGCTCGAGCTGATCCGCAAGGTCAAGGGGCTGGGCAAGAGTGCCCGCGATCAGGGGGTTCGTCCTTCCGATCCAACCCGTCGCCCGTCCCGCCCGACGCTGCCGCATGAGCGCAAGGTTGCAGCCCCCAAACGCGAGATTGTCACCCGAGCCGCGACGGTACCGATGCCCGATGCCATTGCCATCGGCAGCTCGACCGGCGGCCCGCAGGCCCTGTTCGAGGTGTTGAAGCATTTCAGTTCAGGCATTCGTCAGCCGATCTTCATCACCCAGCACATGCCCGGCACATTTACCAATATTCTGGCCAACCATATCGCCAAGCAATGCGGCGTGAATTGCAGTGAGGCACAGGACGGCGAACCGGTAGCCGATGGCCGTATCTATGTGGCGCCTGGCGGTTATCACATGACGGTACAAAGCGTTGATGGCCAGCAGGTGATCAGCCTCAATCAGGAAGAGCCGGAAAACTTCTGTCGCCCGGCGGTTGATCCGATGCTGCGCAGTCTGGTCAAGATTTATGGTCGGCGTCTGCTGACCGTCATTCTGACCGGCATGGGGCAGGATGGTCTCAAAGGTGCGCAGGAAGTCGTCAATGCCGGCGGAACGGTTATTGCACAGGATGAGGAGACAAGTGTTGTCTGGGGGATGCCGGGGGCGGTTGCCAATGCCGGTATCTGTAACCAGATTTTGCCAATCAAGGAAATTGGGCCGCAGTTGCTGAACTACGCAACGCGGACCAGAGGATGA
- a CDS encoding chemotaxis protein CheR, translating into MREGDFDLFAKLVKTKSGIHLTPDKAYLLESRLMSVARQQGMKNIDDLADAVRRQQTPALISDITEAMTTNESSFFRDQRPFEQFRNFVLPRLLQSRRSSRLIRIWSAACSSGQEPYSMAMVLHEEQAKLAGWKIEILATDISQEMVDKARRGEYNQFEVQRGLPIQMLVKHFTQESDKWIVKDELRKHITFKTFNLMEDAGTLGIFDVIFCRNVLIYFDGPTKTQVLERLSRRMPDDGLLFLGGAETIIGVTDRFKAIREQRGVFEVTANGPPGSNVLLKQHAVATV; encoded by the coding sequence ATGAGAGAAGGTGATTTCGACCTCTTTGCCAAGCTGGTGAAAACCAAGTCGGGTATCCACCTGACCCCGGACAAGGCGTATCTGCTGGAATCCCGACTGATGTCGGTTGCCCGCCAGCAGGGCATGAAGAATATTGATGATCTCGCCGATGCTGTCCGCCGTCAGCAGACACCGGCACTGATCAGTGACATCACCGAGGCGATGACGACCAATGAGTCCTCATTCTTCCGGGATCAGCGTCCATTTGAGCAATTCAGAAATTTCGTGCTGCCGCGACTGTTGCAATCGCGCCGGAGCAGCAGGCTTATCCGTATCTGGTCAGCTGCCTGTTCCAGCGGCCAGGAGCCATATTCCATGGCGATGGTGCTACATGAGGAGCAGGCCAAGCTCGCGGGCTGGAAGATTGAGATTCTGGCGACTGATATTTCACAGGAGATGGTCGATAAGGCGCGCCGCGGTGAGTATAACCAGTTCGAGGTACAGCGCGGGCTGCCAATTCAGATGCTGGTCAAGCATTTCACCCAGGAATCCGACAAGTGGATTGTGAAGGATGAATTGCGCAAGCACATCACCTTCAAGACCTTCAACCTGATGGAAGATGCGGGCACGCTCGGCATTTTCGACGTGATTTTCTGCCGTAACGTCCTGATTTATTTTGACGGGCCGACCAAGACACAGGTTCTGGAGCGTCTCAGCCGCCGGATGCCTGATGACGGGTTGTTATTCCTCGGCGGTGCCGAAACCATTATCGGAGTTACTGACCGGTTCAAGGCAATCCGGGAACAGCGTGGCGTATTTGAAGTGACTGCCAATGGGCCGCCGGGTTCCAACGTCCTCCTCAAACAACATGCTGTTGCTACGGTCTGA
- a CDS encoding DNA-binding response regulator, which yields MRVLLIEDDLSTSNSISLMLRSEGFIVDHTDLGEDGLEIGKIYDYDIMILDIMLPDIDGYEVLRRLRSARVDTPILLLSGLSEPDAKIRGFGVGADDYLTKPFDKRELIARIQAIVRRSKGHSQNIITTGVLDVDLDNRTVSANGKPVHLTGKEYSILELLSLRKGTTLTKEMFLNHLYGGIDEPELKIIDVFVCKLRKKLAKSTNGENYIETVWGRGYVLRDPQPDMSAEDLPVASSA from the coding sequence ATGCGTGTTTTGCTGATTGAGGACGATCTGAGCACATCCAACAGCATTTCGCTGATGCTCCGGTCCGAGGGTTTTATCGTTGACCATACCGACCTTGGGGAAGACGGTCTGGAGATCGGCAAAATCTATGATTACGACATCATGATTCTCGACATCATGCTGCCCGACATCGATGGCTATGAAGTCCTCAGACGGTTGCGTTCCGCGCGTGTTGATACCCCGATCCTGCTGCTTTCCGGCTTGAGTGAGCCGGATGCCAAGATCCGCGGCTTTGGTGTTGGTGCCGATGATTACCTGACCAAACCATTCGACAAACGTGAGCTGATCGCCCGGATTCAGGCGATTGTCCGCCGCAGCAAGGGCCACTCACAGAACATCATCACCACCGGTGTTCTTGATGTCGATCTCGACAACCGGACCGTCTCCGCCAATGGCAAACCGGTACATCTGACCGGAAAAGAGTACTCGATTCTGGAGCTGCTCTCCTTGCGCAAGGGCACGACCCTGACCAAGGAAATGTTCCTCAACCACCTTTATGGCGGTATCGACGAGCCGGAGTTGAAGATCATCGACGTGTTCGTCTGCAAGCTGCGCAAGAAGCTGGCGAAATCTACCAATGGCGAGAACTATATCGAGACTGTCTGGGGTCGTGGCTATGTGCTGCGTGATCCGCAGCCCGATATGTCAGCCGAGGATCTGCCGGTCGCCAGCAGCGCCTGA
- the fliI gene encoding flagellum-specific ATP synthase FliI (involved in type III protein export during flagellum assembly) encodes MDPLIETFDSLLNGADAVREYGRVTAIQGMLVEVAGIQHALAIGGRCDIEARDGRVVPAEVVGFRDRKALMLAYGALEGIGLGCEVEVSRDEARIFPCDAWLGRIVNALGQPIDGEGALPQGSAGIPFKNTAPPAQSRRRIGDKIDLGVRGINTFLTCCRGQRMGIFSGSGVGKSTLLSMMARYTSADVIVIGLVGERGREVQEFIEDDLGPEGLKRAVVVVATSDEPAVMRRQAAYTTLSICEYFRDQGLDVLCLMDSVTRFAMAQREIGLSAGEPPTSKGYPPTTFSELAKLLERAGPGVEQGSITGLFSVLVEGDDHNEPISDAVRGIIDGHIVLDRQIAERGRYPAINILRSVSRTMPDCNTAEQNQLVSNAKKLVSAYENMAELIRLGAYRKGSDPEIDRAIELYPGIENFISQNKGDPTDLETGYKKLAKVLGTSYHPDAYGPDEVEGVHELSMPDNTETDAEPTRH; translated from the coding sequence ATGGATCCACTGATCGAGACCTTTGACAGTTTGCTCAACGGCGCGGACGCCGTGCGGGAGTATGGCCGCGTCACCGCCATTCAGGGGATGCTGGTCGAGGTCGCGGGTATTCAACACGCCCTTGCCATTGGTGGCCGCTGCGATATCGAGGCCCGTGATGGCCGCGTGGTTCCGGCCGAGGTGGTGGGTTTTCGCGATCGCAAGGCATTGATGCTGGCCTATGGCGCGCTTGAAGGCATCGGCCTTGGCTGTGAGGTAGAGGTCAGCCGCGATGAGGCACGGATTTTTCCCTGCGATGCCTGGCTGGGACGAATTGTTAATGCGCTTGGCCAGCCGATTGACGGTGAGGGCGCCCTGCCGCAGGGCAGTGCCGGTATCCCGTTCAAGAATACTGCCCCGCCAGCACAAAGCCGCCGCCGGATCGGTGACAAGATCGATCTCGGGGTGCGGGGTATCAATACCTTCCTGACCTGCTGCCGTGGTCAGCGGATGGGTATCTTCTCCGGCTCCGGTGTCGGTAAATCTACCCTGTTGTCGATGATGGCGCGCTATACCTCTGCCGATGTCATTGTCATCGGTCTGGTCGGCGAGCGTGGCCGCGAGGTGCAGGAGTTCATCGAAGATGACCTCGGGCCGGAAGGCCTGAAACGGGCGGTTGTGGTTGTTGCCACATCGGATGAACCGGCGGTTATGCGTCGGCAGGCGGCCTATACCACCCTGTCGATCTGTGAATATTTCCGCGATCAGGGGCTGGATGTGCTCTGCCTGATGGACAGTGTCACCCGCTTTGCCATGGCGCAGCGCGAAATCGGCCTCTCCGCCGGGGAGCCACCAACCTCCAAGGGCTATCCACCGACCACCTTCTCGGAACTGGCGAAACTGCTGGAACGTGCCGGACCGGGTGTGGAGCAGGGCAGCATTACCGGTCTGTTCTCGGTTCTGGTTGAGGGCGATGACCATAACGAGCCGATTTCCGACGCGGTGCGCGGCATCATTGACGGCCATATTGTACTCGACCGCCAGATTGCCGAGCGGGGCCGTTATCCGGCGATCAATATTCTGCGCTCGGTTTCCCGGACCATGCCGGACTGCAATACCGCCGAACAGAACCAGTTGGTCAGCAATGCCAAGAAGCTGGTCTCGGCCTATGAGAACATGGCCGAGCTGATCCGGCTCGGTGCCTACCGCAAGGGCAGTGATCCGGAGATTGACCGGGCGATCGAGCTCTATCCGGGGATTGAGAACTTTATCTCGCAGAACAAGGGCGATCCGACCGATCTCGAAACCGGTTACAAGAAGCTCGCCAAGGTATTGGGCACCAGCTATCACCCGGATGCCTATGGCCCGGACGAGGTTGAGGGCGTGCATGAACTATCCATGCCGGATAACACTGAAACCGATGCCGAACCGACCCGGCATTGA